A region of Desulfolithobacter dissulfuricans DNA encodes the following proteins:
- a CDS encoding Hpt domain-containing protein has protein sequence MADLQWNRDFALEQTGGDEELLEELLELFTISSAGDLEELKAAVAAEDPEEVIKAAHSIKGASASLGIEAIRELALAMEEDARQGSIGVARSRLAELEDLLALVQRI, from the coding sequence ATGGCTGATCTACAATGGAACAGGGATTTTGCCCTGGAACAGACCGGCGGGGATGAGGAGCTGCTCGAAGAGCTTCTGGAGTTGTTTACCATATCATCGGCCGGAGACCTCGAAGAACTCAAAGCCGCCGTGGCCGCCGAGGATCCGGAAGAGGTGATCAAAGCCGCCCACAGCATCAAGGGCGCATCGGCCAGCCTCGGGATCGAGGCGATCCGGGAACTGGCCCTGGCCATGGAGGAGGATGCCCGGCAGGGTTCGATTGGTGTTGCCAGGAGCCGCCTGGCCGAGCTGGAAGACTTGCTTGCCCTGGTGCAGAGGATATAG
- the priA gene encoding replication restart helicase PriA: protein MSSNIHYEVAVTAPIRHTLTYAGPSRSPEPVPIGMRVLVPMGRRLVTGYVLEHTSLDPDAPYDIKPITRLLDPEPLLPENLIPFCRWVADYYHHPIGDVLRTALPAGLTTRSTLEIILTDRGREVLGVSDNGDGEPAWLSELLTHGRLTDKSLRSYGKNKDAGFNRVLRQWEEKGLVIRRPGIRQDGARGRRETVVIGMGMPEEKPEEKVLSRWRSALAKSHPDLKKSELRTLDLYLSCCLRLGCRAVPRPEMTRIYSGAGKGIHSLVAKGIFALEERRVYRDPFGRVPDYLPEPEHLTPEQEQVLDRLEPVLTDKTFQTFLLHGVTGCGKTEVYLQAASRVLDAGADVLVLVPEIALASQLEAQFHARFKGLLAVLHSGLSAGERFDQWQRIRRGNARVVLGARSAIFAPLRNPGLIIVDEEHEPAYKQEDKLRYHGRDLAVMRGKMADCPVVLGSATPSVTSYHHARKGKYTLLTMESRVQDQELPRVEVIDLGSIQRSRPDLFFSDRLIQALRENLENRQQSLLFVNRRGFSSFMLCQDCGQILQCRHCRVSLTMHRAAGKLVCHYCGYTLRPDVICPSCGAGKLIGLGLGSERIEQEVLQLLPHARVARLDSDTAGSGGRKGYLSILQAVRNREIDILVGTQMIAKGLHFPGMTLVGVVWADSGLGMPDFRAPERTFQLLAQVTGRAGRGELPGRVIIQTHQPAHYAIECARTHDYDGFFNQELLLRRELGYPPFARLVNIRLSGRNDGRVQQAAKTIAAFLRQCSTRTDVELLGPAPAPLAKLRDRYRWQLLLRSRHPALLHRLCRQLLEEQPRLCPATVRLGLDIDPENMM from the coding sequence TTGTCCTCAAACATTCATTACGAGGTGGCGGTTACCGCCCCCATCCGTCATACTTTGACCTATGCCGGTCCATCCCGATCGCCGGAGCCTGTGCCCATCGGCATGCGGGTCCTCGTCCCCATGGGCCGACGCCTGGTCACCGGCTATGTCCTTGAACACACCAGCCTGGATCCCGATGCTCCCTACGATATCAAACCCATAACCCGGTTGCTGGACCCGGAGCCCCTGCTACCCGAAAACCTGATTCCCTTCTGCCGCTGGGTGGCCGATTATTATCATCATCCCATAGGTGATGTCCTGCGAACAGCTCTTCCTGCTGGCCTGACCACCAGGAGTACCCTGGAAATTATCCTGACCGACAGGGGCAGGGAGGTGCTGGGTGTCTCGGACAACGGGGATGGCGAACCGGCCTGGCTCAGCGAACTGCTGACCCATGGGCGGTTGACTGATAAATCCCTCCGGAGCTATGGCAAAAACAAGGACGCCGGTTTCAACCGGGTTCTCCGCCAGTGGGAAGAAAAGGGTCTGGTCATCAGGCGCCCCGGTATCCGTCAGGATGGGGCCCGGGGCCGGCGGGAAACCGTGGTGATCGGCATGGGGATGCCGGAGGAGAAACCTGAGGAAAAAGTTCTCTCCCGGTGGCGAAGCGCCCTTGCCAAAAGTCACCCGGACCTGAAAAAGTCAGAGCTTCGCACCCTGGATCTCTACCTCTCCTGCTGCCTTCGGTTGGGTTGCCGGGCCGTGCCGAGGCCTGAGATGACCCGGATCTACTCCGGAGCCGGCAAGGGGATACATTCCCTGGTGGCAAAGGGGATCTTCGCCCTTGAAGAGCGGCGGGTCTACCGCGATCCCTTTGGCCGGGTACCGGATTACCTGCCCGAACCCGAGCATCTCACCCCGGAACAGGAACAGGTTCTGGACAGGCTCGAGCCCGTGCTCACAGACAAAACCTTCCAGACCTTTCTTCTCCATGGCGTCACCGGTTGCGGCAAGACAGAGGTCTACCTGCAGGCGGCCTCCAGGGTGCTTGATGCAGGGGCAGACGTTCTCGTCCTGGTCCCGGAGATTGCCCTGGCCTCCCAGCTGGAGGCTCAGTTTCATGCCCGTTTCAAGGGATTGCTGGCCGTGCTCCACAGCGGTCTCTCTGCCGGAGAACGCTTTGACCAGTGGCAACGGATCCGTCGGGGCAATGCCCGGGTGGTGTTGGGAGCCCGCTCGGCCATCTTTGCGCCGCTGCGAAATCCAGGTCTTATTATTGTTGATGAAGAACATGAACCGGCCTATAAGCAGGAAGATAAGCTGCGATACCATGGCCGGGATCTGGCCGTCATGCGTGGCAAGATGGCCGATTGCCCGGTGGTGCTGGGCTCGGCGACCCCTTCGGTGACCAGTTACCACCATGCCAGGAAGGGAAAATATACCCTGCTCACCATGGAGAGCCGGGTCCAGGACCAGGAGCTGCCCCGGGTGGAGGTGATCGATCTTGGCTCGATACAACGGTCCCGGCCGGATCTTTTCTTTTCCGATCGTCTGATTCAGGCGCTGCGGGAAAACCTGGAAAATCGCCAGCAGAGCCTGCTTTTTGTCAACCGGCGTGGGTTTTCGTCCTTCATGCTCTGCCAGGACTGCGGGCAGATACTCCAGTGCCGCCACTGTCGCGTGTCGCTGACCATGCACCGTGCGGCTGGAAAACTGGTGTGCCATTACTGCGGCTACACTCTGCGTCCGGACGTGATCTGTCCTTCCTGCGGAGCTGGAAAACTGATCGGCCTGGGACTGGGCTCGGAACGGATCGAGCAGGAGGTCCTCCAGCTGCTGCCCCATGCCCGGGTGGCGCGGCTGGACAGCGACACGGCCGGCAGCGGTGGCAGAAAGGGGTATCTCTCCATACTCCAGGCTGTGCGCAATCGGGAAATCGATATACTGGTGGGGACCCAGATGATTGCCAAGGGGCTTCATTTTCCGGGCATGACCCTGGTGGGCGTGGTCTGGGCCGACAGTGGCCTGGGCATGCCCGATTTCCGGGCCCCGGAGCGGACCTTTCAGCTCCTGGCCCAGGTCACCGGCCGGGCCGGCCGGGGCGAGCTTCCGGGACGGGTGATCATCCAGACCCATCAGCCCGCCCATTACGCTATCGAATGCGCCCGGACCCATGACTACGACGGCTTTTTCAACCAGGAGCTGCTGCTTCGCCGTGAACTTGGTTATCCGCCGTTTGCCCGCCTGGTCAATATCCGTCTCAGCGGCCGAAATGATGGACGGGTTCAGCAGGCGGCCAAGACCATTGCCGCCTTTCTTCGTCAGTGTTCGACCAGGACCGATGTGGAACTCCTCGGGCCGGCCCCGGCGCCACTGGCCAAACTGCGTGACCGCTATCGCTGGCAGCTGCTGCTCAGGAGCCGACATCCGGCGCTTCTGCACAGACTCTGTCGTCAGCTGCTTGAGGAACAGCCAAGGCTCTGCCCTGCCACGGTGCGGCTTGGCCTGGATATCGACCCGGAAAACATGATGTGA
- a CDS encoding AF1514 family protein: MERVDITINGYAMDFDTARQIAALLASRDNEYTTLVAWNDRERNIHSPQCLKCEIKGEPGWEVYGRNHDGRLRISFNDDLFVFIYS; the protein is encoded by the coding sequence GTGGAACGTGTCGATATAACCATAAACGGATATGCCATGGATTTTGACACCGCCCGGCAGATAGCCGCCCTGCTGGCCTCCCGGGACAACGAGTACACCACACTGGTGGCCTGGAACGACCGGGAACGAAATATCCATTCACCCCAGTGCCTGAAGTGCGAGATCAAGGGTGAGCCGGGCTGGGAGGTTTATGGTCGCAACCACGACGGGAGGCTGCGGATCAGTTTCAACGACGATCTCTTTGTCTTTATCTACAGCTGA
- a CDS encoding rhodanese-like domain-containing protein has translation MKKSLRRLAPLCIMVSLLTYGCVQPKSGQDTASQAPATVAKVGDKVLKGKVVGRSNKARTISIKVGKGAKSKTVMVKFDDRTKGLDFAVKGHAAIINCEKRVKDLYALSIKPKLAKLPAGVSEIKPAELKAMLDDRKDVVLIDSRPAKRYQASHLPGAISIPVDKAKEMASLLPPDKDRQLIFYCGGPT, from the coding sequence ATGAAAAAGTCCCTGCGCCGACTGGCGCCCCTGTGCATCATGGTTTCGCTGCTCACCTATGGCTGCGTTCAACCCAAGTCTGGACAGGACACGGCAAGCCAAGCCCCGGCCACCGTGGCAAAGGTGGGCGACAAGGTCCTGAAGGGCAAGGTGGTCGGCAGGTCCAACAAGGCCAGAACCATTTCCATCAAGGTGGGCAAGGGAGCCAAGAGCAAGACGGTCATGGTCAAGTTCGATGACCGGACCAAGGGGCTCGATTTTGCTGTCAAGGGCCACGCCGCCATCATTAACTGCGAAAAACGGGTCAAGGATCTCTACGCCCTGTCCATCAAGCCCAAGCTGGCCAAGCTGCCGGCCGGGGTCAGCGAAATCAAACCGGCCGAACTCAAGGCCATGCTCGATGACAGGAAAGATGTTGTCCTGATCGATTCCAGGCCGGCCAAACGCTACCAGGCCTCGCACCTTCCCGGGGCGATCTCCATCCCGGTGGACAAGGCGAAAGAAATGGCTTCCCTGCTGCCACCGGACAAGGATCGCCAGCTTATCTTCTACTGCGGGGGCCCCACCTGA
- the galU gene encoding UTP--glucose-1-phosphate uridylyltransferase GalU: MKKIRKAVIPVAGLGTRFLPATKAIPKEMLTIVDRPTIQYIVEEVVASGIDEVILITSAGKSAIENHFDYDFQLDTVLKEKNKTDLRRELQDISNLIDIVSVRQKEPLGLGHAIWMARNVVGDEPFLVLLGDDLVRSRVPCCKQMIDLYSQVQESIVAIQRVPMDQTYQYGIVEGEETDLERTFKVHRMVEKPAPGTSDSNMAIIGRYLLMPEIFELLEKTTPGHGGEIQLTDALLALSNRRGMYAYEFEGRRYDAGDKLGYLKAIVDFALEHPSLGEPFKEHLQKCCEPGS; this comes from the coding sequence ATGAAAAAAATCCGTAAAGCGGTCATCCCGGTGGCCGGACTCGGCACCCGCTTTCTGCCGGCCACAAAGGCCATTCCAAAGGAGATGCTGACCATCGTCGACCGGCCGACGATTCAGTATATCGTTGAGGAGGTGGTGGCCTCGGGGATCGATGAGGTGATCCTGATCACCAGTGCCGGCAAATCAGCGATTGAAAATCATTTTGATTACGATTTTCAGCTCGATACCGTGCTCAAGGAAAAGAACAAGACCGACCTGCGCCGCGAACTGCAGGATATCTCCAACCTGATCGACATTGTCTCGGTTCGCCAGAAGGAACCCCTGGGCCTGGGCCATGCCATCTGGATGGCCAGGAATGTGGTCGGTGACGAACCGTTCCTGGTTCTGCTGGGTGACGATCTGGTCCGCAGCCGGGTCCCCTGCTGCAAGCAGATGATCGACCTCTACTCTCAGGTCCAGGAATCCATTGTCGCCATTCAGCGGGTCCCCATGGACCAGACCTACCAGTATGGTATCGTCGAGGGCGAGGAGACCGACCTGGAGCGGACCTTCAAGGTGCACCGGATGGTGGAAAAGCCTGCTCCCGGAACCTCGGACTCGAACATGGCCATTATCGGCCGCTACCTGCTCATGCCGGAAATATTTGAGCTTCTGGAAAAAACCACGCCTGGCCATGGGGGGGAGATCCAGCTCACCGATGCCCTGCTTGCTCTTTCCAACAGACGTGGTATGTATGCCTATGAATTTGAAGGCCGCCGATACGATGCCGGCGACAAACTGGGCTACCTGAAGGCCATTGTTGATTTTGCCCTGGAGCATCCAAGCCTTGGAGAACCGTTTAAAGAGCACCTGCAGAAATGCTGCGAACCTGGCAGCTGA
- the hrpA gene encoding ATP-dependent RNA helicase HrpA, with amino-acid sequence MRLHYPPELPISGERERIVQAIREHQALVIAGDTGSGKTTQLPKMCLEAGLGTRGIIGCTQPRRIAAVAVAERVAEELGEAGIAGYKIRFQDHTSPATRIKFMTDGILLAESRGDRLLSAYDVLIIDEAHERSLNIDFLLGYLKQLLSRRPELKLIISSATIDTDKFSDHFQAPVIQVSGRNHPVTIEYVDEDLDETAQTYVDLAVRETIRLARRPEPGDILVFMPTERDIHDTIDGLRHGLDNHEILPLFGRLQGRDQRKIFKPSPRRKIIVATNVAETSITVPGIRYVVDTGLARLARYNVRARTTSLHVTRISRASCDQRAGRCGRTGPGICVRLYSEEDYLSRSEYTLPEIQRSNLAEVILQMISLRLGDPREFPFIDPPSPRAISEGYTILRELGALDGANRLTGRGKLMARLPLDPCISRIIIEGDALGALREIMIIAAALSIMDPRIRPADQLDKAKAAHLQFLHPKSDFLTLLNIWDRFHHTGEKTGSMSRLRKFCKANFLSWQRMREWMDVHAQIRRILKEQQGFQENREEASYEAIHQALVAGFLRNIARRKNENDEKGRSGSDRTGTRIKTKTATKNIYQAAGGREVMLFPGSTLYNRGGEWIVAADFVATSRLFARTAANIDVDWLERLGGELCRRSWSDPHWEKKPGQVIAFEKVTLFGLVLTAGRKVAYGRISKETRQEAREIFIREALVDGRLGGNYPFLKHNLALCLRVAAVEERIRRRGIMVDEQVLYDFYDQRLPVGVHDRFTLNRFLKQRRKGDDRFLRMREEDICQGLPEEQELYLFPEILEAGPGPLRLHYRFEPGHEADGVTVDIPVQYVAQIRPELFEWLVPGLLPDKILHLLKGLPKRLRRLLVPLPHAVDRILDGVTLYRGSLYPVMEKALLRQYHVTITRTDWQTSSLPPHLRMRYRLLDREGKTMGTSRSFQEILALANNLPHRSGKTAHDHRVSLPRREEIRTWDFDGIPAQIPVLDSQGNLADLYFPTLFIAETRQCLTLRCIRDRKKSRELNRLGLRFLYSLQFPGEMKLVRRECKAAFTTHSGSWIALGIKGTARENREALEGFLLDGIFDLTTSELPDREQFEHTVTRVREKGLFRSLQPLLGEVLELIRVRREVLAEIHSWGERARRQRHFVQERFDAWYREVDRLLPPDFLHTMVYGDIIHTRRYLRALSLRVQRAEQAPAKDEQKARRLARALHRLDHLPPAGHRSEACKQFIREYRQMVEEFKVAVFAPELGTAMPVSEKRLARKWQKLEEICCRVE; translated from the coding sequence ATGCGTCTTCACTATCCCCCTGAACTTCCCATATCCGGAGAACGAGAACGAATTGTCCAGGCCATCCGCGAGCACCAGGCCCTGGTCATCGCCGGTGACACCGGTTCGGGCAAGACCACCCAGTTGCCCAAGATGTGCCTGGAGGCCGGTCTGGGTACCAGGGGTATCATCGGCTGTACCCAGCCCCGCCGGATCGCCGCCGTGGCCGTGGCCGAACGGGTGGCCGAGGAACTGGGCGAAGCCGGGATTGCCGGCTACAAGATCCGTTTTCAGGACCACACATCTCCCGCGACCCGTATCAAGTTCATGACCGACGGTATCCTGCTGGCCGAAAGCCGGGGGGACCGACTGCTGTCTGCCTATGACGTGCTGATCATCGACGAGGCCCACGAACGCAGCCTCAACATCGACTTTCTCCTGGGGTACCTGAAACAGCTTCTATCCCGACGGCCTGAACTCAAGCTGATCATCTCCTCGGCCACCATTGACACCGATAAATTCAGCGATCATTTCCAGGCGCCGGTTATCCAGGTTTCAGGCCGCAACCATCCGGTGACCATCGAGTACGTGGACGAGGACCTGGATGAAACCGCCCAGACCTACGTGGACCTGGCGGTGCGGGAAACCATCCGTCTTGCCCGGCGGCCCGAGCCGGGTGATATCCTGGTCTTCATGCCCACGGAACGGGACATCCATGACACCATTGATGGACTGCGCCACGGACTGGACAATCACGAGATCCTGCCCCTTTTCGGCCGGCTGCAGGGACGGGACCAACGCAAAATTTTCAAGCCCAGCCCGAGACGAAAGATCATTGTCGCCACCAATGTGGCCGAGACCTCCATCACCGTGCCGGGCATCCGCTACGTGGTGGACACCGGGCTGGCCAGGCTGGCCAGGTATAATGTCCGGGCCCGGACCACAAGCCTGCATGTCACCCGGATCTCCCGGGCCAGCTGTGACCAGCGCGCCGGTCGCTGCGGCCGGACCGGGCCCGGGATCTGTGTCCGGCTCTACAGCGAGGAAGATTACCTTTCCCGCAGCGAGTACACCCTGCCCGAGATACAGCGCTCCAACCTGGCGGAGGTCATCCTCCAGATGATAAGCCTCAGGCTCGGTGATCCCAGGGAGTTTCCCTTCATCGATCCGCCCTCACCCCGGGCCATCAGCGAGGGATATACCATCCTCCGTGAGCTCGGGGCACTCGACGGAGCTAATCGGCTGACCGGTCGCGGAAAACTCATGGCCAGACTGCCCCTGGACCCCTGCATCTCCCGGATCATTATCGAGGGTGACGCTCTGGGTGCTCTTCGGGAGATCATGATCATAGCCGCCGCGCTCTCCATCATGGACCCCAGGATCAGGCCGGCGGACCAGCTGGACAAGGCCAAGGCAGCGCACCTCCAGTTTCTCCATCCGAAGTCCGATTTCCTCACCCTGCTCAACATCTGGGACCGTTTCCATCATACCGGTGAAAAGACGGGCTCCATGTCCCGGCTGCGCAAGTTCTGCAAGGCAAACTTTTTGTCCTGGCAGCGGATGCGGGAATGGATGGACGTCCACGCCCAGATCCGTCGTATTTTAAAGGAACAGCAGGGTTTCCAGGAAAACAGGGAGGAGGCATCCTACGAGGCCATCCACCAGGCTCTGGTCGCCGGATTTCTGAGAAATATCGCCAGAAGAAAAAATGAAAATGATGAAAAGGGTCGGTCCGGCAGCGACAGAACAGGGACAAGAATAAAAACAAAAACAGCAACAAAAAATATCTACCAGGCGGCCGGAGGACGCGAGGTCATGCTCTTCCCAGGCTCGACCCTGTACAACCGAGGTGGAGAATGGATCGTGGCGGCCGATTTTGTCGCCACCTCCCGTCTCTTTGCCCGAACCGCCGCCAACATCGATGTGGACTGGCTGGAGCGTCTGGGTGGGGAACTCTGCCGCCGTTCCTGGTCCGATCCACACTGGGAAAAGAAACCTGGCCAGGTCATCGCCTTTGAAAAGGTCACCCTTTTCGGACTGGTTCTGACCGCCGGACGAAAGGTGGCCTATGGGCGAATCAGCAAAGAAACCCGCCAGGAGGCCCGGGAGATCTTCATCCGGGAAGCCCTGGTCGACGGCAGGCTTGGTGGCAACTATCCCTTTCTAAAGCACAACCTGGCCCTCTGCCTGCGGGTCGCTGCAGTGGAGGAACGAATACGCCGCCGCGGTATCATGGTGGACGAGCAGGTCCTCTACGACTTTTACGACCAGCGGCTGCCGGTCGGGGTCCATGACCGATTCACCCTCAACCGGTTCCTCAAGCAGCGCCGGAAAGGGGATGATCGCTTTCTCCGGATGCGGGAAGAGGATATCTGCCAGGGACTGCCGGAAGAACAGGAACTCTATCTCTTTCCGGAAATCCTGGAGGCCGGACCAGGTCCCCTGCGCCTCCACTACCGGTTCGAACCGGGCCACGAGGCCGACGGCGTGACCGTGGACATCCCGGTGCAGTACGTGGCCCAGATCCGGCCCGAGCTCTTTGAATGGCTGGTTCCCGGCCTGCTGCCCGACAAGATACTCCATCTGCTCAAGGGGTTGCCAAAACGGCTGCGCCGGCTGCTGGTCCCGCTGCCCCATGCCGTGGACCGCATACTGGACGGGGTGACGCTCTACCGGGGATCTCTCTATCCGGTCATGGAGAAGGCGCTTTTAAGACAGTACCACGTCACCATAACCCGGACCGACTGGCAGACCTCCTCCCTGCCGCCCCACCTGCGCATGCGGTACAGGCTCCTGGATCGCGAAGGGAAAACCATGGGTACCAGCCGGTCTTTCCAGGAGATCCTGGCCCTGGCGAATAACCTGCCCCACCGGAGCGGAAAGACCGCCCACGACCACAGGGTATCCCTGCCCAGGCGCGAGGAGATCCGGACGTGGGATTTTGATGGTATCCCGGCGCAGATTCCGGTCCTCGACAGCCAGGGCAACCTCGCCGACCTCTATTTCCCGACCCTGTTCATCGCCGAGACCAGACAGTGCCTTACGCTCCGCTGCATAAGGGACCGGAAAAAAAGCCGGGAGCTGAACCGGTTGGGCCTGCGTTTCCTCTACAGCCTGCAGTTTCCAGGGGAGATGAAACTGGTGCGCCGGGAGTGCAAGGCTGCCTTCACCACCCACAGCGGCTCCTGGATCGCACTGGGCATCAAGGGTACGGCCAGGGAAAACCGGGAGGCCCTGGAGGGATTTCTCCTGGATGGCATCTTTGACCTGACCACCTCGGAGTTGCCGGACAGGGAACAGTTCGAGCACACAGTCACCCGGGTCAGGGAAAAAGGGTTATTTCGCAGCCTGCAGCCGCTTCTGGGCGAGGTGCTGGAGCTGATCAGGGTACGACGGGAGGTCCTGGCGGAGATACACTCCTGGGGTGAGCGCGCCCGGAGACAGCGACATTTTGTCCAGGAGCGTTTTGATGCCTGGTACCGGGAGGTGGACCGGCTGCTGCCTCCGGATTTTCTCCACACCATGGTCTATGGCGATATAATCCATACCAGGAGATATCTCCGCGCCCTGTCCCTGCGGGTCCAGCGGGCGGAACAGGCCCCGGCCAAGGATGAACAGAAGGCCCGGCGGCTGGCCAGGGCCCTGCACAGGCTCGACCACCTCCCCCCGGCCGGGCACCGGAGCGAGGCCTGCAAACAGTTTATCAGGGAATACAGGCAGATGGTGGAGGAGTTCAAGGTGGCGGTCTTCGCGCCGGAGCTGGGCACAGCCATGCCGGTGTCCGAGAAAAGACTGGCCCGCAAGTGGCAGAAACTCGAAGAGATCTGCTGCCGGGTGGAATAG
- a CDS encoding rhodanese-like domain-containing protein produces MSTKSAGLAKKLGYTNIRVLLAGEPGWAKAGYPTYAGREFISKGNIVLIDLRDADKDRTGRIPRSVSIPASSLKDMMSEIPLKAPVVLYSDREKEAARAWRLLRQEGFKKVSLVPGGIEGWVNSGGTLEQGPVVTEIRWQRKPGKGEVSLARFEKAVAGQLRNVAILDVRTREEAAEGKFAKAIHIPLDELSSRLGELPKDKEIFVHCTTGARADMAAQELKKHGYKASFLVAEVECEGTECDIEE; encoded by the coding sequence ATGTCCACCAAATCCGCCGGTCTGGCGAAGAAACTGGGCTATACCAACATCCGCGTTCTGCTCGCTGGCGAGCCGGGGTGGGCAAAGGCCGGATATCCGACCTATGCAGGGCGCGAGTTTATCAGCAAAGGAAACATTGTTCTCATCGACCTGCGTGATGCAGACAAGGATCGGACCGGCCGTATTCCACGTTCCGTGTCCATTCCGGCGTCCAGTCTCAAGGATATGATGTCTGAAATTCCGCTCAAGGCACCTGTTGTCCTCTACAGTGACCGGGAGAAGGAAGCGGCCAGGGCCTGGAGACTGCTGCGCCAGGAAGGTTTCAAGAAAGTATCCCTGGTACCCGGTGGCATTGAGGGATGGGTCAATTCAGGCGGCACCCTGGAACAGGGCCCGGTGGTGACCGAGATAAGATGGCAGCGCAAGCCAGGCAAGGGAGAGGTGTCGCTGGCCCGGTTTGAAAAAGCTGTCGCAGGTCAGCTCAGGAACGTGGCGATTCTCGATGTCCGGACACGCGAGGAAGCGGCCGAGGGGAAATTTGCCAAAGCCATTCATATCCCGCTCGATGAGCTCAGCAGCCGGCTCGGTGAACTTCCCAAAGACAAGGAGATCTTTGTCCACTGCACCACCGGCGCCCGGGCCGACATGGCCGCCCAGGAGCTGAAAAAGCATGGTTACAAGGCCAGCTTCCTGGTAGCCGAGGTGGAATGCGAAGGGACGGAATGTGACATCGAAGAGTAA